TGAGGAAGTTCCCTCTAACCAGTAGAATGAAAGTTCTTCCTCGGTATGGCAACAACATTTGATTCAGAAGGTGAATGTGCTCGAGAAGCTAGCATTGTAATGTTCTCTTGATTCAACGAAGAGGTACGAGAGAATCCACGCTAGCATTCTTCTTGAATGATCAAAGAATAGATTTCATCCAACGAAGGAAATGGTTTCATAAGAAGAATATTACCTCAAGTAGTGAGATAATTCTCATTCAGTCCCATGAGAAAAAGCATGGTAAGGTTTTTCTCTTCACGGGCAGCAATGAGTTTGAGAACTTTACAGGTACATGCAGCACATTTTCCACACGTACTAATAGGAATAGGCAAGAACTGATGCCACTCATTCCACAGAGATTCAAGGCGGAGGATTGATCCTGAGTGATATTATTAAGAActtgttgaattttgaaaatttgagattCGTTGCTTTGCTGAAAGCGATGTTTCAGTAACTTCCATATCTTCTCAGCAATTTCTATATACAAGATTATCTGTGCAATTTCTGGAATCACCGAAGCACAAATCCAAGAGGAGACCATTAAATTACAATGAAACCAAGTGTTGTAACTAGGATCATTCGTAGAACTTGGAGGTTGGATTCTGCCGTCAATAAATCCGATCTTGTTCTGAGAGCCAATCGCCATAAGCATTGCACGGCTCCACGAATAGCAATTCTTGTCATTGAGCTTTGGAGAGATTATTGCAGTATTGCAAACATCTGTTGGAGTGATCGTATATTGATTGTCAAGATCAGTTGATAAAGAAGATGTAGTCGACATACTGtcaaatcaaagaaaatcaaagTGCAGAACCTTGCGAAAGCGATGAATTTTCTTCTTATACCATCTAGAAACTCAAAACAAGGAGAAACTGGGAGAAAACTTCATGATCATTGTTTAGGAATAATATTTCGcaataaaatattgtatataattacaATGAAGCTCTTACTTATATACAAGCTAAATCAGGCGAGAGCCAACTAAACTAAGCTAACTGTAAAACTGTCAAAACAAAACTATAACTAAATTTGTTTTGCCAGCTAGACTGGTTAGCTCtaataacttatataattaatatataaaaataatatattattgaaaatatgTATTTCAATTGGTTGGTTTTGGTCTGGTCTGGTCTAAAACTTTCAAACCTTGGGATCAGACCGAATCCTTTCGGTCCCACAAATTGTGGACCGAAACCAACCACACCTATTTTCATTCAGATCCGATCAATTTTTTTGATCCAGACCAAAAGTGCTTCACCCCTAATACTTTGTATCCGCAATTGATtaccatttttatttaaataaattgtatTAAGTAGTATTACACcacatacatatttttatattttaccttctaatttttttttctcagtatACATGTGGTATAGGGCAACTGAGTAGCATAACTCCTTTATTCTGCCCCTAACTTagataaagttttaaaaaagttCTATTAAGTAGTCCTACATCACACacttacttttaatttttatctttctatttttttctcaatagaTGTGTAGTGTAGAGCTATAGAGTAGAAGAACTTATTTAGAAACATTTCAAACTATGAAGGAGTTTTCCTccttaatttccatttaaaTATAACTGTTACTGATAtagtttaacaaaaataagCACGGACAGCAGATAGGTAGGAGTTCCCGAATTTTTTACGAGAGAGTTGAAGTTTTATGCCCTCATCGCATCGTTCAACTGTAAAAAGTTTAccgataaattaaaaaagaaaaaaaagaaaaaaaccgtATAAAGTTTCAATTACTGCCCAaactatcaatatttttttttttttcaaaaatgaaatGTTTAGGGTATTGAGTGAAAAATGGATGATAATTTATCGGTCAAAAAGTGTAATTACCATAtactttaatataatatttttaaatttttatcttcttatttttaagttattatgttttttaatttttggtttattttatttcaatttttttttatctaatatgggtttaactttttaaaaatatattaatatttttaatgacaTGCTACTTAATATAATCAAacgatttttttaataaaataatgataggggatcaattcaatatttttaaaaataagtacggatatatctataaagaaaattacacataataatcttacaaattaacgtaatttcatatgatctgttaagtctattttataataaaagtaattttataatttgatgaatcatattaaactatattaatttgtgaaattatttttatataatttatttatttataattagagtattttctttttaaatttaatattaaaaattttagttaaaaaatatagagaTATTCTACTCAATAATACTCCAATAAATacatgatgaaaaataaaataaaataaaataaaccgtttaggatttcttaaaaaattattaaaccaACAGAATCAGCGGCCACGTCAGCTGAAACTGGTTGAATCCACAACAGTCCACATAGGCCCCTCCCCCAACCCTCGTAAACATACGCGGGCCTGTACCTCGCCTGCCCTCTCTACCTTCCATCCATATCTCAGACGCAATCACCGCCCTAAAGCTCAAAACCCTCGCCCAGTACTCGAAGTTTCTGCAATGAATTCGTTCAAACTCCACTACCATTTCTCTCCGGTGGCTCCCTCCCGTTCCCAGTGAGCTTTTTCTTTACAATTCTCATCTCTCGAAAACCCCTTTAATTTCCCAGATTTCTCTCTTTCAGTGCtaactttaagaaaaataaaacgcagcgaaaaaataaagagaataagtaaaatatatgCAATCAGATCGTATGTTGTTAACTACAAAAATTAGCATATAAAGAATTTGTACGGGGGACATGCGCAATTTAATTTCGTTTATGGCtaagattttcttcttctcattatgacttttttattctttagagGGCAGAGTGGTGTATATTGCGGTGCAACACCGTTTACTGCGAATTGGTGTCCATGTGATCTTATTTTGGCAAATCAAACAAAAAGATCGTCTCTCAGTTTCAAAGGTAATGGAAGAGTGACGAGGGCTGCGTTGATTTCTGAAGGGCGAGACAATTTTGTGAGTAAACAGGTAGGTGAAACAAGTGGGATTCGGACACAGCCTGGTGAAATAGAGTTAGCGTTTGGAACATTAGCAGCAGAGACAATTcccacaacaacaacaacaacaactactactactactgccAGTGGTTTCTTTTCCAATGATGAATATGATCTGGACCGGCCAACCGCCGGGTTTTCCTCTGTTCCGGAGGCTGTTGAGGACATCAGGAAAGGCAAGGTTAGTACGATGGAAATGCAATACTTGTGTTTATTATTGGGAACGATAAGATAAGGTGATTAGTAATGCGGTTAATTTCTGCAGATGGTAATTGTCGTTGACGATGAAGACAGAGAAAATGAGGGAGATCTTATAATGGCAGCGTCAAAGGTGACGCCGGAGGCTATGGCATTTGTTGTCAAGCATGGAACTGGGATTGTGTGTGTGAGCATGAAAGGGGAGGACTTGGAGAGGTTGCAACTTCCGTTGATGGTGACGCAGAAGGAGAATGAAGAAAAACTTTGTACAGCATTTACTGTGTCAGTGGTATGTAGTAGActgttcatatttatatatacatatgtatatatatacacacacgaaTTGCTTTCCGCATGGCTTAAGATGGCGTAGATTTTTTCAGAAGGCAATGGTTTTGAGGAGATAACAACATTCtcctatttcttttcttttgtccaGTATATAGTTTGAGCATGTGAGCCTcttcatctttttatttatcttaacaTTGGTGCATAATTTAAGTAAGGTGACCTTTCCAACCGTACCAATTAGAACATGTGGGCATGttattaattttgatgaacGCTTAAGTGGCCACAATAAAGGTGACCAGATCTTGTTCCTGAACCTTCTGGTCCGTGTTGATTATGTGCAGGTGGATGCATACTTCCTTAAAGCTTAAATTTATGGTGTCCATTGAATTAATTGTAGTGTCTCTATAAGGAAAATGGAAGAATGAGAACAATGTCTAGATAGGATTCTTAAACCAATAGTGTGAACGGCTATTTGGTTTAAGGGAGGATGAAGTACCAAAACGGACTGGTTTTGCTGATCCTAATCTACAATGGATGTTGATGGCAGTGATATAGtagtttatttaattcaagtaattattggttttaatatgtaattttctcAATGTTATTAAAGTAATATCACCTACTATATGTCTTTAAGgtgtagtttggatagtgagatgagataagatagttttagatgaaagttgaaagttgaataaaatattattagaatattattattgctttggaatttgaaaaagttgaattgtttattatagtttgtgtagaaatttggaaaagttgtaatgatgagatgaaaccgTTTTTGTATCCAAATTAAGCCTAAATTGTTTGTTTCTTGTTCGAAATGTTTATTTTGAAATCTAACTTCAATAGATTGGATTTCACAGGATGCAAAACGTGGTACAACAACTGGTGTTTCAGCCCATGATAGGGCAGCCACAGTATTGGCTCTTGCATCAAGACATTCTAAACCTGAAGATTTCAACCGCCCAGGCCATATTTTCCCCCTCAAGTACAGGGAGGGAGGAGTTTTGAAAAGAGCTGGGCACACAGAAGCTTCTGTTGATCTTGCTGTTTTGGCTGGTTTAGAACCTGTTGCCGTTTTATGCGAGATTGTAGATGATGATGGCTCCATGGCTAGACTACCTAAGCTTCGCCAGTTTGCAGAGACAGAGAACTTGAAAATTATTTCCACTGCTGATTTAATAAGGTATTCAAGTGAATGTGCATGTTTTCCAAAAGTAGTACTAATTGTAGATACCAAATGATCCTTTCCTCATAAAAGCTATTATTTACAATTGGCAGATATAGGAGGAAAAGAGATAAGTTGGTGGAGCGGTCTGCTGCTGCGCGAATACCCACAATGTGGGGGCCATTCCAAGCCTACTGCTATAGATCATTGTTGGATGGCATCGAGCATATTGCCATGGTTAAAGTAAGCAGATTGTAAGAATCAAAATACTTAAGTGCTAAAACTATCTTACCTAAATTATGCAACACAAGCTTCAACAAACGTACTATGATAATTGTCAATTGAAGGATATTCCTTCAGTTACAACTGTGTTTTTGAGTTGTGCATAAATTTTTGCTGTATATCCTAACATCCCAATGCACACTCCTGTGGTTAATTTTCTGAAACAACAGTgctttctatctttattttcattgaCTATTGTAGTTTGTATTCTGTTTCAAGTTTCGCATCTCATAGGTGTTCTTTTAATACATCTTGTATTGCATAGCATTAGTGCCTCTTTGTCACATATTTTGCTTGGTTGGGCCACCTCAAGCGGCTTCGTTGGTCGTAGCCTGTGTAACAGTGTACGCCCCTCTATCATATGTTTGTATTAGGTGTAAACATTACGGAGCCACCACAGCCAAAGATTATGAACTGTTTGTTTCACAGAAGACTGAAAGTGGCATTTTGTGACTTAGGGAAGTGAGATTGGAGCTTAAAAGGTTATTTGGTTTGGTGTGATGAGGTTTAAAAAGGTTTGTGCTTCTATTTATGGGTTTTACAAAGCTTTCTCATGTCTGTTTGTTTATGGGTTTGTGCTTGTTTCACATTTCTCATGTCTGTTTGTTTAAGCTTTCCATCAATACTTTGTTTCTTGTTTGGTTTCAGTAACAGAAATCTGTCTTCTCTACAGAAACAAGGATCAAATATGTTTCTGCTCTGGCTAGATGCATGGGTTGGCCATTATTTTGCCATCAACTTCTATACTCTACTTAGCATGTTTCCTTTCTTAATTTGTGCTCAAGTTCCATTCTGTCTGGGCAAATATCAGCTGtaattcttattctttttcctcCTTGTTTTGAATAATTTACTATGATCTTTTCTACCATCACATGGAAGAAAATCACCAGTTCACAAGTAATGGAAAACTGAATGTTCGCTTACAAATGAAAGGACAAAATTCTTTCTTTGACCTTCATTCAATCCTAGGAGTAATTTATAACTAAGTGCTGATGTGAACAGGGCGAGATTGGGGATGGGCAAGATATTCTTGTGAGGGTACATTCTGAGTGTCTCACTGGCGACATATTTGGATCAGCCAGATGCGACTGTGGAAACCAGTTGGCACTTGCAATGAAGCAAATTGAGGAAGCAGGTAGGGGTGTATTAGTCTATCTCCGTGGCTATGAAGGTAGAGGAATTGGTCTGGGCCACAAGCTTCGTGCTTACAACCTTCCGGATGATGCACATGATACAGTTGAGGCAAACGAGGAGTTGGGTTTGCCTGTTGATTCTCGGGAATATGGCATTGGTGCACAGGTATTGTCTTCTTTAACAATTTATTAGATCTCATCACTCCATGACCTCAGTGCCCATTTTCTTGCTTATCTGAATGGATCTATTCAGCACCCAACTAGTGAAGAATTGTGGCCCTTCTGTAGCTTACTTTGTTGAAGAATTTCCaccatctcatattattttattaatctcttgaTATTGGGATATGGACATATTGGAAGAGATCATATTTTAACAAAAAGATTAAAAGACCTTTAAACTACTTGTACGCATGTCTTCTGTCTTTTGATTATTTAGCGTCAGAGTTCACTTTCTCTATAATTAGTATTTCCACTCAGGTAAATCTGATAAGGATTTACACACATAGGATAGTGGTTTCTCTTTTATACCTCCTTTTATTTGTGTAATCCctttgtggctaaagtatttttcatttaatttttcttttctaactaTGTGAACAATGATCTACCTCAATAAGGTAATTTAGGTTGTTCATGAGTTATATAATTTATGCTGATGTTGATGGTTAGACTTCCTTTATGTTCGTTCCTTCCTGGCcttcctctctcttcctcttttttcACACAACACCGATGCATCTTTAATCAATTCCGGTTTATTGCAGGTACTTCAAGATGTAGGTGTCAGGACAATGAGGCTAATGACGAACAATCCTGCAAAGTATGTTGGTCTTAAGGGTTACGGTTTGACAATTGCAGGCAGGGTCCCATTGTTGACACCATTAACAACGGAGAACGAGAGAGATTTGAAGACTACGCATAAGAAAACGGGACAGATCTATGGTTCGGAAAATAGTGGTCTAGTAAATGGCATTACAGGAGAAAATGGCAATTCAAATTGAGTAAtgctaaacattatttttaggTATGCCATCAGATGCATGTTTCTCTTTCTTGAATGATGGAAAGTGTATTTTCTCGCTCATAAAATTTGAATCATGGACATTGAATGGTAAGAGTTTTATGCCTCATTTGGTTatacagtgagatgagatgagatattttgttgaaagttgaataatatattgttataatagaattttttaatattaattttatttttgaatttaaaaaagttgaattgtttattatattttgtgtggagatttagaaaagttataataattatatgagaagTGACGATATGAGATATTTTGGATTTGGATAATCTTATATGTATGCTCTCTCcatgtataaaatttaaattttggaagTAGATAATTTGAGATACTagatccatttaaaaaaattcataatgcaGATATTTTTTATAGGCCTAAAATATAGAAGTCGTTTagattgaaaaatattctcaatctatcttatctcattattataactttttaaaaatttcaagtaaaatttgataaataatttaatttttttatatctgaatttaatttttttaaatttcaaaataataataataatattaaaaaataatatatttaatttaaattttatgtaaaatcatatcatttcatctcattatttaaataacctctcaactaaataaaaaaaatatattataatacataattttttatatatttttagaataattctATCATTAAATTGGTGAGTataacatattatttatattatttaaataaaaaaatttaatttaaaaattaaaattcatcttttaaattaaattatactataaaaatattttattaataagtttGCTTTACGTGCTGGAAAGAAAAGTTAtgatcatcatttatttttttactataaaaagaaaaagttatgaTCGTTAgtacccttttttttcttttcgtaaAACAATGAACTTTGATGGATTCCACCTTCTTTAGATGCCAACGTGAAGCTTGTGTGGCGAGGGCCAATGGACCAACACAGCTTAGTAGTTAAGTTTCAAGATGcgcattttcttttattatatatgtactAATATTTTGTTTGATTGATG
This is a stretch of genomic DNA from Carya illinoinensis cultivar Pawnee chromosome 3, C.illinoinensisPawnee_v1, whole genome shotgun sequence. It encodes these proteins:
- the LOC122303665 gene encoding bifunctional riboflavin biosynthesis protein RIBA 1, chloroplastic-like; its protein translation is MNSFKLHYHFSPVAPSRSQGQSGVYCGATPFTANWCPCDLILANQTKRSSLSFKGNGRVTRAALISEGRDNFVSKQVGETSGIRTQPGEIELAFGTLAAETIPTTTTTTTTTTTASGFFSNDEYDLDRPTAGFSSVPEAVEDIRKGKMVIVVDDEDRENEGDLIMAASKVTPEAMAFVVKHGTGIVCVSMKGEDLERLQLPLMVTQKENEEKLCTAFTVSVDAKRGTTTGVSAHDRAATVLALASRHSKPEDFNRPGHIFPLKYREGGVLKRAGHTEASVDLAVLAGLEPVAVLCEIVDDDGSMARLPKLRQFAETENLKIISTADLIRYRRKRDKLVERSAAARIPTMWGPFQAYCYRSLLDGIEHIAMVKGEIGDGQDILVRVHSECLTGDIFGSARCDCGNQLALAMKQIEEAGRGVLVYLRGYEGRGIGLGHKLRAYNLPDDAHDTVEANEELGLPVDSREYGIGAQVLQDVGVRTMRLMTNNPAKYVGLKGYGLTIAGRVPLLTPLTTENERDLKTTHKKTGQIYGSENSGLVNGITGENGNSN